The Onychomys torridus chromosome 4, mOncTor1.1, whole genome shotgun sequence genome includes a window with the following:
- the Abhd16b gene encoding LOW QUALITY PROTEIN: protein ABHD16B (The sequence of the model RefSeq protein was modified relative to this genomic sequence to represent the inferred CDS: deleted 1 base in 1 codon) has protein sequence MCVICFVKALVHVFKIYLTANYTYNFRSWPVDFRWDDVHASGTGSSSHRALTCAAAAAGVWLLHDAALGGDALTRPPRGARSQAQCLLQQIRELPSQLASYALAHSLGRWLVYPGSMFLMTRALLPLLQQGQERLVERYRGRRAKLVACDGNEIDTMFMDRRQHPGSHGRGLRLVICCEGNAGFYEMGCLSAPLEAGYSVLGWNHPGFGGSTGAPFPQHDANAMDVVVKYALHRLHFPPANVVVYGWSIGGFTATWATMTYPELGALVLDATFDDLVPLALKVMPHSWKGLVVRTVREHFNLNVAEQLCCYPGPVLLLRRTQDDVVSTSSHIATLPSCQEEGDVEGNRGNELLLRLLQHRYPSVMAREGRTVVTRWLRTSNLAQEAAFYARYRVDDEWCLAMLRSYRERCQKEMDDAEAWGPHGPTFPWLVGQGLSPRRRRQLALFLARRHLRNLEATHCSPLEPEDFQLPWRL, from the exons ATGTGTGTCATCTGCTTTGTGAAGGCACTAGTACATGTGTTCAAGATCTACTTGACAGCAAACTACACTTACAACTTCCGAAGCTGGCCAGTGGACTTCCGCTGGGATGATGTGCATGCCTCAGGCACTGGTAGCAGCAGTCATCGTGCCTTGACATGTGCTGCAGCTGCAGCAGGTGTGTGGCTGCTACATGATGCAGCACTGGGTGGGGACGCACTCACAAGGCCTCCGCGTGGGGCTCGAAGCCAAGCACAGTGCCTCCTCCAGCAGATCCGTGAGCTGCCCAGTCAACTAGCCAGCTATGCACTGGCCCACTCACTGGGCCGCTGGCTTGTATACCCTGGCTCTATGTTCTTGATGACACGTGCGCTACTGCCTCTACTGCAGCAGGGCCAAGAGCGCCTAGTGGAGCGCTACCGTGGGCGGCGTGCCAAGCTGGTGGCTTGTGATGGCAATGAAATTGACACTATGTTCATGGACCGTCGTCAGCATCCAGGCAGCCATGGCCGTGGACTGCGCTTGGTCATATGCTGTGAAGGCAATGCTGGCTTCTACGAGATGGGCTGCCTGTCTGCACCTCTGGAGGCTGGATACTCAGTGCTAGGCTGGAACCACCCTGGTTTTGGGGGCAGCACAGGCGCACCTTTCCCTCAACATGATGCAAATGCAATGGATGTGGTGGTCAAGTATGCACTGCACCGCCTGCACTTCCCGCCAGCAAATGTTGTAGTTTATGGCTGGTCTATTGGAGGCTTCACAGCTACCTGGGCCACCATGACTTACCCAGAACTAGGTGCACTGGTGCTGGATGCCACCTTTGATGATCTTGTGCCACTAGCGCTGAAGGTCATGCCCCACAGTTGGAAAGGGCTGGTGGTACGCACTGTACGGGAGCACTTTAATCTCAATGTTGCTGAGCAGCTGTGCTGCTACCCAGGCCCAGTACTGTTGCTCAGGCGCACGCAAGATGATGTTGTCAGCACCTCGAGCCATATAGCTACTCTGCCATCCTGTCAAGAGGAGGGTGATGTGGAAGGTAACCGTGGTAATGAGCTGCTATTGCGTCTGCTACAGCACAGATATCCTTCTGTGATGGCCCGCGAGGGCCGCACGGTGGTAACCCGCTGGCTACGCACCAGTAACTTGGCTCAAGAAGCTGCATTCTATGCGCGCTACCGCGTGGATGATGAGTGGTGCTTAGCAATGCTGCGTTCTTATCGTGAGCGCTGCCAGAAGGAGATGGACGATGCTGAGGCCTGGGGGCCACACGGACCTACT TTCCCCTGGCTTGTGGGCCAAGGCTTGAGCCCCCGGCGGCGCCGGCAGCTTGCATTGTTCCTAGCACGCAGGCACctcaggaacttggaggcaaCACACTGCAGCCCACTGGAGCCTGAGGACTTCCAATTGCCCTGGAGACTGTAG